A stretch of the Poseidonibacter parvus genome encodes the following:
- the rbfA gene encoding 30S ribosome-binding factor RbfA has protein sequence MKSVNLQRTESLLMELIPEALSTLGDARINTLAITHVNCKNGKYDALVYFDGSDYEKKEITQMISLLNKANGRLKSHILASTGWYKCPDFKFLNDTALEQSRNIESLFAQINKSKSDKE, from the coding sequence ATGAAAAGTGTTAATTTACAAAGAACTGAATCATTATTAATGGAATTAATTCCAGAAGCATTATCTACTTTAGGTGATGCTCGAATTAATACACTTGCTATTACACATGTAAACTGTAAAAATGGAAAATATGATGCCTTAGTTTATTTTGATGGTTCTGATTATGAAAAAAAAGAAATAACTCAAATGATTTCATTATTAAATAAAGCAAATGGAAGATTGAAATCACATATATTAGCTAGTACTGGTTGGTATAAATGTCCAGATTTTAAATTTTTAAATGATACTGCTTTAGAACAATCAAGAAATATTGAGTCATTATTTGCTCAAATAAATAAATCAAAAAGTGATAAAGAATGA
- the thrB gene encoding homoserine kinase — protein sequence MKISVPATSANLGPGFDSLGLAIAMKNQVIIRPSKFHSVSLKGEGANNPALKDNNMFISIFNDFYHNLAVKKRHYRFEFYNEIPLSRGLGSSSAVIVSAIASAYAIEGIKLEKSKLLNLALAYENHPDNITPAVMGGFNVATVQENEVKFINKSIPNILRAVVVIPNRPISTQLSRKSLPFKYSKEDAVFNISHSSLLTAAFMSEDWRMLRTASLDKVHQKYRMKQMPELFDVQKTSLRSGSLMSTLSGSGSTLFSICFSEDAKKIEKALKTKFPHFKVFTCDFDNSGVRIEI from the coding sequence ATGAAAATAAGCGTTCCAGCAACTAGTGCTAACTTGGGACCTGGTTTTGATTCACTAGGACTTGCAATTGCAATGAAAAACCAAGTAATAATCAGACCATCAAAATTTCATAGTGTGTCATTAAAAGGTGAGGGTGCTAATAACCCAGCTTTAAAAGATAATAATATGTTTATCTCAATTTTTAATGATTTCTATCATAATCTAGCTGTAAAAAAAAGACATTATAGATTTGAATTCTATAATGAGATTCCATTATCACGTGGTTTAGGAAGTTCATCTGCAGTAATCGTATCTGCAATTGCATCTGCATATGCTATTGAAGGAATAAAGTTAGAGAAAAGTAAACTATTAAATTTAGCACTTGCTTATGAAAATCATCCTGACAATATAACACCTGCTGTTATGGGTGGATTTAACGTAGCAACTGTGCAAGAAAATGAAGTAAAATTCATAAATAAATCTATACCAAATATATTAAGAGCTGTTGTTGTTATTCCAAATAGACCAATTTCAACACAGTTATCTAGAAAATCACTTCCTTTTAAATATTCAAAAGAGGATGCTGTGTTTAATATTTCTCATTCATCACTATTAACAGCTGCTTTTATGAGTGAAGATTGGAGAATGCTTAGAACTGCTTCATTAGATAAAGTTCATCAAAAGTACAGAATGAAACAAATGCCAGAATTATTTGATGTTCAAAAAACATCATTAAGATCAGGTTCATTAATGAGTACACTTTCAGGTTCAGGTTCTACACTTTTTTCTATTTGTTTTTCAGAAGATGCAAAGAAAATAGAAAAAGCACTTAAGACTAAATTCCCACATTTCAAAGTTTTCACATGTGACTTTGATAACAGTGGTGTTCGTATAGAAATTTAA
- the infB gene encoding translation initiation factor IF-2 produces MSDKVRVYEIAEEAGASSSDVIAKAKDLNIELKSPQSAVSFEDAEEIANYIMTGKSSKLPAKAPVKAKKAAVKKVEEKKEEPAAVKVEEKVKVEEKKEVVKKPAISKPKSVDTPASKTEKIEEVKKAPEAKEEVAKKTEDKDSEAPVIKKIIPKRRGLKIVKKKKPKVEEAPKVEFNTPAAGTPKKQMKSLSEILGNNSEDKKDPTEQKVKSKKDKKKTNVRAQDHGRKLEVQRESSNDFNSTSTDSLLGEEVFLLDLGLADKSKLLEETKPQNQNKQSRSSRPAAFGNRPQGLKRGKRKKRFKRTEEEIEITEVTIPEECRVYEFAEACGKSASDVISVLFGLGMLVTKNDFLKQDELEILGEEFGIEVTVKDALEDVNYVDDYHEEDIDDSNFVTRPPVVTIMGHVDHGKTSLLDKIRSAKVAKGEAGGITQHISAYTVDQNGQKITFVDTPGHAAFSEMRSRGTEITDVIIIVVAGDDGVKPQTEEVISHAKASGCPIIVAVNKMDKESANMDMVKAQMAEREMTPVDWGGDVEFIGVSAHTGMGIDDLLENILLQSEVLELKADPSAKAKGAVVESLLEKGRGPVATIIVQNGTLKVGDNIVCDTTYGRVKAITNDQGKPVKQLGLSETGNVLGLNEVPVSGAVMVAQDSDKEAREIATTRAEHARAKELSKSTKVSLEEMSGLIAEGKIKQLPVIIKTDVGGSLEAIKGSLEKIANEEVKVKVLHAGVGGITESDLVLANASEGCIILGFNVRPTGSVKQKAKADGVTINTYTIIYDLIDDVKDALSGMMSAVIREENTGQAEVRDTFVVPKIGTVAGCLVTDGKVIRGGHARIIRDGVVTYTGKISSLKRFKDDAKEVANGYECGIMFDKFNDIKVGDFIETFIQIEEKVSIDD; encoded by the coding sequence ATGTCAGATAAAGTAAGAGTTTATGAAATTGCAGAAGAGGCGGGAGCTAGTAGCTCAGATGTAATTGCAAAAGCTAAAGATTTAAATATAGAACTTAAATCACCACAAAGCGCGGTATCATTCGAGGATGCTGAGGAAATTGCAAATTATATAATGACTGGAAAAAGTTCTAAACTTCCAGCTAAAGCACCAGTTAAAGCTAAAAAAGCTGCAGTTAAAAAAGTAGAAGAAAAGAAAGAAGAACCAGCTGCTGTAAAAGTAGAAGAGAAAGTAAAAGTCGAAGAAAAAAAAGAAGTTGTTAAAAAACCTGCAATCTCTAAACCTAAGTCTGTAGATACTCCAGCATCTAAAACAGAAAAAATCGAAGAAGTTAAAAAAGCACCTGAAGCAAAAGAAGAAGTTGCTAAAAAAACAGAAGATAAAGATTCTGAAGCACCAGTTATTAAAAAAATAATCCCTAAAAGAAGAGGGCTTAAAATTGTTAAAAAGAAAAAGCCAAAAGTTGAAGAAGCTCCAAAAGTAGAATTTAATACTCCAGCTGCTGGAACTCCTAAAAAACAAATGAAATCTCTTAGTGAAATTTTAGGTAATAACTCTGAAGATAAAAAAGATCCTACAGAACAAAAAGTTAAATCTAAAAAAGATAAAAAGAAAACTAATGTAAGAGCACAAGACCACGGTAGAAAACTTGAAGTTCAAAGAGAATCATCTAATGATTTCAATTCAACTTCAACAGATTCTTTACTTGGTGAAGAAGTATTCTTACTTGATTTAGGTTTAGCAGATAAATCAAAATTATTAGAAGAGACAAAACCTCAAAACCAAAATAAGCAATCTAGATCATCTAGACCAGCTGCATTTGGAAATAGACCTCAAGGTTTAAAAAGAGGTAAGAGAAAGAAAAGATTTAAAAGAACAGAAGAAGAAATTGAGATAACTGAAGTTACAATTCCTGAAGAGTGTAGAGTATATGAATTTGCAGAAGCTTGTGGAAAATCTGCATCTGATGTAATTTCTGTATTATTTGGTTTAGGAATGCTTGTTACTAAAAATGACTTCTTAAAACAAGACGAATTAGAAATTCTTGGTGAAGAGTTCGGAATTGAAGTAACTGTTAAAGATGCTTTAGAAGATGTTAATTATGTTGATGATTATCATGAAGAAGATATTGATGATTCAAATTTTGTAACAAGACCTCCTGTTGTTACAATTATGGGACACGTTGATCATGGTAAGACTTCTTTATTAGACAAAATTAGATCTGCAAAAGTAGCTAAAGGTGAAGCTGGTGGAATTACTCAACATATTTCTGCATATACAGTTGATCAAAATGGTCAAAAAATTACATTCGTAGATACTCCAGGACATGCAGCGTTTTCTGAAATGAGATCAAGAGGTACTGAAATTACTGATGTTATTATTATTGTTGTTGCTGGAGATGATGGTGTTAAACCACAAACTGAAGAAGTAATTTCACATGCAAAAGCATCTGGATGTCCAATTATTGTTGCTGTTAACAAAATGGATAAAGAATCTGCAAATATGGATATGGTAAAAGCACAAATGGCTGAGAGAGAAATGACTCCAGTTGATTGGGGTGGAGATGTTGAATTTATTGGAGTATCTGCTCATACAGGTATGGGAATAGATGACTTATTAGAAAATATCTTACTTCAATCAGAAGTTCTTGAACTTAAAGCAGATCCAAGTGCAAAAGCAAAAGGTGCAGTTGTTGAGTCTTTACTTGAAAAAGGTAGAGGACCAGTTGCAACTATTATTGTTCAAAATGGTACATTAAAAGTTGGTGATAATATTGTTTGTGATACTACTTATGGTAGAGTAAAAGCAATTACAAATGACCAAGGAAAACCAGTAAAACAATTAGGACTTTCTGAAACAGGTAATGTTTTAGGATTAAATGAAGTTCCTGTTTCTGGTGCTGTTATGGTTGCTCAAGATTCTGATAAAGAAGCTAGAGAAATTGCAACAACAAGAGCTGAACATGCACGTGCTAAAGAGTTATCAAAATCTACTAAAGTATCTTTAGAAGAAATGAGTGGATTAATTGCTGAAGGTAAAATCAAACAACTTCCAGTAATTATTAAAACTGATGTTGGTGGTTCATTAGAAGCTATTAAAGGTTCATTAGAAAAAATTGCAAATGAAGAAGTAAAAGTTAAAGTTCTTCATGCAGGTGTTGGTGGAATTACTGAATCTGATTTAGTATTAGCAAATGCATCTGAGGGTTGTATTATTTTAGGATTTAACGTAAGACCTACAGGTTCTGTTAAACAAAAAGCTAAAGCTGATGGTGTAACTATTAATACATATACAATTATTTATGATTTAATTGATGATGTTAAAGATGCCTTATCTGGTATGATGAGTGCTGTAATTAGAGAAGAAAATACAGGTCAAGCAGAAGTAAGAGATACATTCGTTGTTCCAAAAATTGGAACAGTTGCAGGATGTTTAGTAACTGATGGTAAAGTAATCAGAGGTGGTCATGCTAGAATCATTAGAGATGGTGTTGTTACTTATACAGGTAAAATTTCATCATTAAAAAGATTTAAAGATGATGCTAAAGAAGTTGCTAATGGTTATGAGTGTGGTATTATGTTCGATAAATTCAATGATATTAAAGTTGGAGATTTCATCGAAACATTTATTCAAATTGAAGAAAAAGTATCGATTGACGACTAA
- the lpxC gene encoding UDP-3-O-acyl-N-acetylglucosamine deacetylase, whose translation MKQRTIAKSVEIVGIGLHKGVPVKMKLEPLEEDAGIIFYRVDAGITIPLCIENVVDTKMATVIGKDGIVISTIEHLLSAVYAYGIDNLRVVIDNDEVPVLDGSSSGYCMLIEEAGIKELNKSKKAIKVKKEVEITTEDGKRVTLKPSNRIIYDFQIAFDHPSIGEQNFHFDYSINEYKENISRARTFGFLHEVQYLRSIGLAQGGSMENAIVLDQSKVLNPEGLRFDDEFVRHKILDAIGDMALLGYTMVGEYDAVAGSHHLNHLLTKELYKDASNYEIIDLEEASEEAEVFELAYSKVEV comes from the coding sequence ATGAAACAAAGAACAATAGCAAAATCAGTTGAAATAGTAGGAATCGGTCTTCACAAAGGCGTTCCTGTAAAAATGAAACTTGAACCTTTAGAAGAAGATGCTGGAATAATTTTTTATAGAGTTGATGCAGGAATTACAATACCTTTATGTATTGAAAATGTTGTAGATACAAAAATGGCAACTGTAATTGGAAAAGATGGAATTGTAATTTCTACAATTGAGCATTTATTATCAGCTGTTTATGCTTATGGAATTGATAACTTACGAGTAGTAATTGACAATGATGAAGTTCCTGTTTTAGATGGAAGTTCTTCTGGTTATTGTATGCTAATTGAAGAAGCTGGTATTAAAGAATTAAATAAAAGTAAAAAAGCTATAAAAGTAAAAAAAGAAGTTGAAATTACAACTGAAGATGGGAAAAGAGTTACATTAAAACCATCAAATAGAATTATTTATGATTTCCAAATAGCTTTTGATCATCCTTCTATTGGTGAACAAAATTTCCATTTTGATTACTCTATTAATGAATATAAAGAGAATATTTCAAGAGCTAGAACTTTTGGTTTTTTACATGAAGTTCAATATTTAAGATCTATTGGCTTAGCTCAAGGTGGATCTATGGAAAATGCTATTGTTTTAGACCAATCAAAAGTTTTAAATCCTGAAGGTTTAAGATTTGATGATGAGTTTGTAAGACATAAAATACTTGATGCAATTGGTGATATGGCACTATTAGGTTATACAATGGTTGGAGAGTATGATGCAGTTGCAGGAAGTCATCACTTAAATCATTTATTAACTAAAGAGCTTTATAAAGATGCTTCAAATTATGAAATTATTGATCTAGAAGAAGCAAGCGAAGAAGCTGAAGTATTTGAATTAGCATATTCAAAAGTAGAAGTATAG
- the nadA gene encoding quinolinate synthase NadA: MNLKEEIIKLKNELDVTLVAHFYQRDEVFELADITGDSLELAKKAKATTSKYIVFCGVGFMGESVKVMSPEKTVLMPKIACCAMARMIDEGYYEENLVKINEAGIANEDILPITYINSSAAVKARVGKMGGMVCTSSNAYKIIEKGLESGKKIFFVPDRCLGQNFAKSLNLKSAIVGDGSDLKEADIICYNGFCSVHQQFTVEDIEFYREKYPDILIAVHPECDPKVCDASDFVGSTSQLIKYIKELPVEQKVAVGTEFNMVNRLRSKNTYILSSTKPECPTMNETTLQDVYNTLKSIKDENIMKETEISVSEENIKYARLALERMFEI, encoded by the coding sequence TTGAATTTAAAAGAAGAGATTATAAAATTAAAAAATGAATTAGATGTAACATTAGTAGCTCACTTTTATCAAAGAGATGAAGTTTTTGAGTTAGCTGATATTACGGGTGATTCATTAGAACTTGCTAAAAAAGCAAAAGCTACTACTTCAAAGTATATTGTATTTTGTGGTGTTGGGTTTATGGGTGAAAGTGTTAAAGTAATGAGTCCTGAAAAAACTGTTCTTATGCCAAAAATTGCATGTTGTGCAATGGCTAGAATGATTGATGAGGGTTATTATGAAGAAAATTTGGTAAAAATAAATGAAGCAGGAATTGCTAATGAAGATATTTTACCAATTACTTATATAAACTCAAGTGCAGCAGTTAAAGCTAGAGTAGGAAAAATGGGTGGAATGGTTTGTACTTCATCAAATGCTTATAAAATTATAGAAAAAGGCTTAGAATCTGGGAAGAAAATCTTTTTTGTTCCTGATAGATGTTTAGGTCAAAACTTTGCTAAATCATTAAATCTAAAATCTGCAATAGTTGGAGATGGAAGTGATTTAAAAGAAGCTGATATTATATGTTATAACGGTTTTTGTTCTGTTCATCAACAATTTACTGTAGAAGATATTGAATTTTACAGAGAAAAATATCCTGATATTTTAATAGCAGTTCATCCTGAATGTGATCCAAAAGTTTGTGATGCTTCTGATTTTGTAGGTTCTACTTCACAATTAATAAAATATATTAAAGAGTTACCTGTTGAACAAAAAGTTGCAGTTGGAACTGAGTTTAATATGGTAAATAGATTAAGAAGTAAAAATACTTATATTTTAAGCTCAACTAAACCTGAGTGTCCAACGATGAATGAAACAACACTTCAAGATGTTTACAATACTTTAAAATCAATCAAAGATGAGAACATTATGAAAGAAACAGAAATTTCTGTATCAGAAGAAAATATAAAATACGCAAGACTTGCACTTGAAAGGATGTTTGAAATATGA
- a CDS encoding DUF448 domain-containing protein, producing the protein MAKLKTTLRTCIVCRNKNEQKELFRLKCEDKKLVSYNNYGRSFYICRDCINLLQSDINQKTYKKIEKSLFRECKNKDKYVEQLKEMLTDVR; encoded by the coding sequence TTGGCTAAATTGAAAACGACACTTCGAACATGTATTGTTTGTAGAAATAAAAACGAACAAAAAGAGCTTTTTAGATTAAAATGTGAAGATAAAAAACTTGTATCATATAACAACTATGGTAGAAGTTTTTATATCTGTAGGGATTGTATTAATTTATTACAATCAGATATTAATCAAAAAACCTATAAAAAGATAGAAAAATCACTTTTTAGAGAGTGTAAAAATAAAGATAAGTATGTTGAACAACTTAAGGAGATGCTAACAGATGTCAGATAA
- a CDS encoding DHH family phosphoesterase, with protein MKKDFIVSNKIDMSAYTQALKLIEESRYILIITHVNPDPDTISSALALSNLFHENKIKHKVFNISSDLPNNLNFLHRFDKITDQLPKFFDLAISVDCGTYPRLGFKLDENIPLINFDHHKSNNNFGTINIVDPMKSSTAEIVYDFFKHNGLYITKESATALYVGIYDDSLAFSLSRCDELTFDKVNFLVQCGASPSTIANKLLRRDSLAKYRIIPKVLDSLELFKEGEVASIIAKKEWFEETGAHTRDCEDALDMIMSIAVVRVAAYVRIVNNRARLSLRSKGNIDVSKIAGHFGGGGHFNAAGCSIDTDDVNEAKQLVLKEIFELYK; from the coding sequence TTGAAAAAAGATTTCATAGTAAGTAATAAAATTGATATGTCAGCATATACTCAAGCTTTAAAGCTAATTGAGGAAAGCAGATATATTCTTATAATTACTCACGTAAATCCAGATCCTGATACTATCTCTTCAGCTCTTGCACTTTCAAATTTATTTCATGAAAATAAGATAAAACACAAAGTGTTTAATATAAGTTCTGATTTACCAAATAATTTAAATTTCTTACATAGGTTTGATAAAATTACAGACCAATTGCCAAAGTTTTTTGATTTGGCAATTTCTGTAGATTGTGGAACATATCCAAGGCTTGGATTTAAATTAGATGAGAATATTCCACTTATTAATTTTGATCATCACAAGTCAAACAATAATTTTGGAACTATAAATATTGTAGACCCAATGAAAAGCTCAACAGCAGAAATTGTATATGACTTTTTTAAGCATAATGGTTTATATATTACAAAAGAATCAGCAACTGCACTTTATGTAGGAATTTATGATGATTCACTAGCTTTTTCACTTAGTAGATGTGATGAATTAACATTTGATAAGGTGAACTTTTTAGTTCAATGTGGAGCAAGTCCTTCTACAATTGCAAATAAACTTTTAAGAAGAGACTCACTTGCAAAATATAGAATAATACCCAAAGTACTCGATAGCCTAGAATTATTTAAAGAAGGTGAAGTTGCAAGTATTATTGCAAAAAAAGAGTGGTTTGAAGAAACTGGAGCACACACAAGAGATTGTGAAGATGCCTTAGATATGATAATGAGTATAGCAGTTGTAAGAGTAGCTGCTTATGTAAGAATTGTTAATAATAGAGCAAGATTATCTTTAAGATCAAAAGGTAATATTGATGTATCAAAAATAGCAGGACATTTTGGTGGTGGTGGACACTTTAATGCAGCTGGTTGTAGTATTGATACAGATGATGTAAATGAAGCAAAACAATTAGTTTTAAAGGAAATTTTTGAGTTATACAAATAG
- a CDS encoding M23 family metallopeptidase, with translation MSYTNRRKNNKAKMALVYIIIAIIIGLGAFVFLSPTFEKNSPKISLENEIFWNLKSPLKVNFTDDNEIASYVITYFDDNNEIKLDTKKLNVSKGSIDLDIIAPKIDLSTKTQNAMLKIEVSDTSKWNFFMGNKATKDIKIKVDKKRPIANVLSNSYLINQGGSAAVVVEVKDENLEDFYISFNNEERFELFPFYKDNFYIAIIAWPIEIKEFKRVNLVAIDKARNKTVTKIPLYIKELKVKIDNLKISDRFIDKVSKNVLTKSGFDIPSSQAETFVKANKDLRKRNVDTIKSVSRNNMNKDKVTKFDIKAFKQLPSSMTFAGYGERRHYTYEGKKIDEAWHLGMDWASVKKAKIFTTNAGKVIFKDYLGIYGDSIIIDHKFGLGTLYAHTSRSVVEVNDEVKAGAYIANTGSSGAVFGDHLHFGVLVQGIEVNPTEWLSRYWVRENITKVIDNAKKAIESK, from the coding sequence TTGAGTTATACAAATAGAAGAAAAAATAATAAAGCGAAGATGGCATTAGTATATATTATTATTGCAATAATTATAGGATTAGGTGCATTTGTATTTCTATCACCTACTTTTGAAAAAAATAGTCCTAAAATCTCATTAGAAAATGAAATATTTTGGAATTTAAAATCACCTTTAAAAGTTAATTTTACAGATGACAATGAAATTGCTTCTTATGTTATTACATATTTTGATGATAATAATGAAATCAAATTAGATACTAAGAAACTAAATGTTTCAAAAGGTTCAATTGATTTAGATATTATTGCTCCAAAAATTGATTTATCAACTAAAACACAAAATGCAATGTTAAAAATTGAAGTTTCAGATACAAGTAAATGGAATTTCTTTATGGGAAATAAAGCTACTAAAGATATTAAAATCAAAGTAGATAAAAAAAGACCAATTGCAAATGTATTAAGTAACTCATACTTAATCAATCAAGGTGGAAGTGCTGCTGTTGTTGTTGAAGTTAAAGATGAAAATTTAGAAGATTTTTATATCTCTTTTAATAATGAAGAGAGATTTGAATTATTTCCTTTTTATAAAGATAATTTTTATATAGCAATTATTGCATGGCCAATTGAAATAAAAGAATTTAAAAGAGTTAATTTAGTTGCTATAGATAAAGCTAGAAATAAAACAGTAACAAAAATACCTTTATATATTAAAGAGTTAAAAGTAAAAATTGATAATTTAAAGATTTCTGATAGATTTATTGATAAAGTTAGTAAAAATGTACTTACAAAAAGTGGTTTTGATATTCCAAGTAGTCAAGCAGAAACATTTGTTAAAGCTAACAAAGATTTAAGAAAAAGAAACGTAGATACAATAAAAAGTGTATCTAGAAATAATATGAATAAAGACAAAGTTACAAAATTTGATATTAAAGCTTTTAAACAATTACCATCATCAATGACTTTTGCAGGTTATGGTGAAAGACGACACTATACATATGAAGGTAAAAAAATTGATGAAGCTTGGCATTTAGGTATGGATTGGGCTAGTGTTAAAAAAGCAAAAATATTTACTACAAATGCTGGAAAAGTTATCTTTAAAGATTATTTAGGAATTTATGGTGATTCAATTATTATTGACCATAAATTTGGATTAGGTACTTTATATGCACATACAAGTAGATCAGTTGTAGAAGTAAATGATGAAGTAAAAGCAGGTGCTTATATTGCAAATACAGGATCAAGTGGGGCTGTATTTGGTGATCATTTACATTTTGGTGTATTGGTTCAAGGAATAGAAGTTAATCCTACAGAATGGCTTAGTAGATATTGGGTTAGAGAAAATATTACTAAAGTTATTGATAATGCAAAGAAAGCGATTGAAAGCAAATGA
- the plsY gene encoding glycerol-3-phosphate 1-O-acyltransferase PlsY: MDFFTNQNILFYISAYLIGSIPFGLILAKFFAGVDVKAAGSGSIGATNVLRVVKETNPSLAKKLGAATVILDALKGTLVLLLAMSMGASDSTLWGIAVLSVLGHCYSIYLGLEGGKGVATGLGVYIALIPIPTIIGAVVWIICAKVLKISSLSSLLGLTAVIVVASFLNDGLNVGSNIPMYIIAFIIYYKHIPNIIRVIKGEEKKVV; encoded by the coding sequence ATGGATTTCTTTACAAACCAAAATATTTTATTTTACATAAGTGCTTATTTAATAGGTTCTATTCCTTTTGGGCTAATACTAGCAAAGTTTTTTGCAGGTGTTGATGTTAAAGCTGCTGGAAGTGGTTCAATTGGAGCAACAAATGTTTTAAGAGTTGTAAAAGAGACAAATCCAAGCTTAGCAAAAAAACTAGGAGCTGCTACTGTTATACTAGATGCTTTAAAAGGTACACTTGTTTTACTTCTAGCTATGAGTATGGGTGCTAGTGATTCTACACTTTGGGGTATTGCTGTTTTATCAGTTCTAGGACATTGTTACTCAATATACTTAGGACTTGAAGGTGGAAAAGGAGTTGCTACGGGACTTGGTGTTTATATTGCACTTATTCCTATTCCTACAATAATAGGTGCTGTTGTTTGGATTATTTGTGCAAAAGTACTTAAAATATCTTCATTATCTTCACTTCTAGGACTTACTGCTGTAATTGTAGTTGCTAGTTTTTTAAATGATGGATTAAATGTAGGTTCTAATATTCCTATGTATATTATTGCATTCATTATATACTACAAACATATTCCTAATATTATTAGAGTAATTAAAGGGGAGGAGAAAAAAGTCGTATGA
- the nadC gene encoding carboxylating nicotinate-nucleotide diphosphorylase — protein MINIKKFVKNAIIEDNGRGDLFFDVAPKGRFTARAISKSDGIIAGIQYAKVLARTEKFDCKFLKKDGDTIKAGETIAELEGKASILLSSERTFLNMLQHASGIATMANQYAKLMEGTGVVLLDTRKTRPQLRDFEKYASRVGGAINHRLGLDDCLMLKDTHLRTIDNLKEFVKKARKRISWVTKIEIECETFEQVQEAMDAGADIIMCDNMTPEQIKDVVKFRDETYPHILLEASGNIDLNTIRGYALSGVDAISSGSIIHQATWLDFSMKFD, from the coding sequence ATGATTAATATAAAGAAGTTTGTAAAAAATGCCATTATTGAAGATAATGGAAGAGGAGATTTATTCTTCGATGTTGCTCCAAAAGGTAGATTTACAGCACGAGCTATTTCAAAATCTGATGGAATTATTGCAGGAATTCAATATGCAAAAGTATTAGCAAGAACAGAAAAGTTTGATTGTAAGTTTTTGAAAAAAGATGGTGATACAATTAAAGCTGGTGAAACAATAGCTGAACTTGAAGGTAAAGCTTCTATTCTTTTATCATCTGAAAGAACTTTTTTAAATATGCTTCAACATGCATCAGGAATTGCTACTATGGCAAACCAATATGCAAAACTAATGGAAGGTACTGGTGTTGTTTTACTTGATACTAGAAAAACAAGACCACAACTTAGAGATTTTGAGAAATATGCATCAAGAGTTGGTGGTGCAATTAACCACAGACTTGGACTTGATGATTGTTTAATGTTAAAAGATACTCACTTAAGAACAATTGATAACTTAAAAGAGTTTGTAAAAAAAGCAAGAAAAAGAATCTCTTGGGTTACAAAAATAGAGATTGAGTGTGAAACTTTTGAGCAAGTTCAAGAAGCTATGGATGCAGGTGCTGATATTATTATGTGTGATAATATGACACCTGAGCAAATAAAAGATGTTGTTAAATTCAGAGATGAAACTTATCCACATATTTTACTTGAAGCTAGTGGAAATATTGACCTTAATACAATAAGAGGATATGCACTTTCAGGTGTTGATGCTATTAGTAGTGGTAGTATAATTCATCAAGCTACATGGCTTGATTTTTCAATGAAGTTTGACTAA